The Nocardioides pantholopis genome window below encodes:
- the folE gene encoding GTP cyclohydrolase I FolE produces MTDPISTAERRPGDVPDYDHDRAAAAVRELLFAIGEDPDREGLRETPARVARAYAELTAGLRLTPEDVLTTTFDIGHDEMVLVRDIELWSMCEHHLVPFTGVAHVGYIPAETGKITGLSKLARLVDVYAKRPQVQERLTTQIADALTRLLDARGVIVVIEAEHLCMTMRGVRKAGARTITSAVRGSMLTDAATRSEAMSLIHSPRR; encoded by the coding sequence GTGACGGACCCGATCAGCACCGCGGAGCGCCGACCCGGCGACGTTCCGGACTACGACCACGACCGGGCTGCGGCGGCCGTGCGGGAGCTGCTGTTCGCGATCGGTGAGGACCCCGACCGGGAGGGGCTGCGCGAGACGCCCGCCCGGGTCGCGCGCGCCTACGCCGAGCTGACGGCCGGGCTGCGGTTGACGCCCGAGGACGTGCTGACCACGACGTTCGACATCGGCCACGACGAGATGGTCCTGGTCCGCGACATCGAGCTGTGGTCGATGTGCGAGCACCACCTGGTGCCGTTCACCGGGGTGGCGCACGTCGGCTACATCCCCGCGGAGACCGGGAAGATCACCGGGCTGTCCAAGCTGGCCCGGCTCGTCGACGTCTACGCCAAGCGGCCCCAGGTCCAGGAGCGGCTGACCACCCAGATCGCCGACGCCCTGACCCGCCTGCTCGACGCCCGCGGCGTGATCGTGGTGATCGAGGCCGAGCACCTGTGCATGACCATGCGCGGGGTCCGCAAGGCCGGCGCCCGCACGATCACCTCCGCGGTCCGCGGCAGCATGCTCACCGACGCCGCCACCCGCAGCGAGGCGATGTCGCTGATCCACAGTCCGCGCCGCTGA
- the folP gene encoding dihydropteroate synthase gives MPEVPEPMRVMGIVNVTPDSFSDGGRFLHADAAVAHGLRLVAEGADLLDIGGESTRPGATRPLVEEELARVVPVIRELAATGAVVSVDTMRAEVAAAAVAAGATIVNDVSGGLADPAILDVVAGTGVTYVAMHWRAHGSHMDDFARYDGPGGVVAAVRAELGERLEAIAAAGIAEHQVILDPGLGFAKVGEHNWTLLRDLGWLRELGFPILVGASRKTFLGRLLAGPDGTPRPVGERENAHAAVVLHCAGQGVWGMRVHDVRATRDALAAYAALHPTGALR, from the coding sequence ATGCCCGAGGTGCCCGAGCCGATGCGCGTGATGGGGATCGTCAACGTCACGCCCGACTCGTTCTCCGACGGCGGTCGCTTCCTGCACGCCGACGCGGCAGTGGCCCACGGCCTGCGGCTGGTCGCCGAGGGTGCGGACCTGCTCGACATCGGTGGGGAGTCCACCCGCCCCGGGGCCACCCGGCCGCTGGTCGAGGAGGAGCTGGCCCGGGTGGTGCCGGTGATCCGCGAGCTCGCGGCGACCGGGGCCGTGGTCTCGGTGGACACGATGCGCGCCGAGGTCGCCGCCGCGGCCGTCGCCGCCGGGGCCACGATCGTCAACGACGTCTCCGGTGGGCTCGCCGACCCCGCGATCCTCGACGTCGTCGCCGGGACCGGGGTCACCTACGTCGCGATGCACTGGCGCGCACACGGCAGCCACATGGACGACTTCGCCCGCTACGACGGGCCCGGCGGGGTCGTCGCGGCCGTCCGCGCCGAGCTGGGGGAGCGCCTGGAGGCGATCGCTGCGGCGGGCATCGCCGAGCACCAGGTGATCCTGGACCCGGGCCTGGGCTTCGCGAAGGTGGGCGAGCACAACTGGACGCTGCTGCGGGACCTGGGCTGGCTGCGCGAGCTGGGCTTCCCGATCCTGGTCGGCGCCAGCCGCAAGACCTTCCTCGGGCGCCTGCTGGCCGGCCCGGACGGCACCCCGCGCCCGGTCGGGGAACGTGAGAACGCTCACGCCGCGGTGGTCCTGCACTGCGCCGGCCAGGGCGTGTGGGGGATGCGCGTGCACGACGTCCGGGCGACCCGCGACGCGCTCGCGGCGTACGCCGCCCTCCATCCGACGGGAGCACTCCGATGA
- the folB gene encoding dihydroneopterin aldolase produces MTDTPAQGSRGAQDEPFDTPARSSRPAQDELAVLGIECRGHHGVFEFERREGQTFVIDLVLGLDTAPAAASDDLHDTVDYGSLVAAVKAAVERDPVDLIETLARRVTDICLLDVRVEWARVTVHKPDAPIEATFADVALTITRRREANL; encoded by the coding sequence ATGACCGACACGCCCGCTCAGGGGTCGCGCGGGGCCCAGGACGAGCCCTTCGACACGCCCGCTCGTTCCTCGCGGCCGGCTCAGGACGAGCTCGCGGTGCTGGGCATCGAGTGCCGGGGCCACCACGGCGTCTTCGAGTTCGAGCGGCGCGAGGGCCAGACCTTCGTGATCGACCTCGTCCTCGGGCTCGACACGGCCCCGGCGGCCGCCTCGGACGACTTGCACGACACCGTCGACTACGGAAGCCTCGTCGCGGCGGTCAAGGCCGCCGTGGAGCGCGACCCGGTCGACCTGATCGAGACGCTCGCCCGACGGGTCACCGACATCTGCCTGTTGGATGTTCGTGTTGAATGGGCGCGGGTCACGGTCCACAAGCCGGATGCACCCATTGAGGCGACGTTCGCGGACGTCGCGCTGACGATCACCCGTAGACGTGAGGCCAACCTGTGA
- the folK gene encoding 2-amino-4-hydroxy-6-hydroxymethyldihydropteridine diphosphokinase gives MTETPNPNIVDADTLTGEMRPIRRAVLALGSNLGERMGSLQGAVSSIADTPDVWVTAVSPVYETEPVDSPPEAKPYLNAVVLIDTTLAANRLMDRALAVEDAYERERGDVPNAPRTLDVDLIVVGDRRSDEESLRLPHPRAKDRAFVLKPWHDLEPDAVLPGVGPIADLLERLGTDGLVLREDLTLEVS, from the coding sequence GTGACTGAGACCCCCAACCCGAACATCGTCGACGCTGACACCCTCACCGGTGAGATGCGGCCGATCCGGCGAGCGGTGCTGGCGTTGGGATCGAACCTCGGCGAGCGGATGGGGAGCCTCCAGGGCGCGGTGAGCTCGATCGCCGACACCCCGGACGTGTGGGTCACGGCGGTCTCCCCGGTCTACGAGACCGAGCCGGTCGACTCCCCGCCGGAGGCCAAGCCCTACCTCAACGCCGTGGTGCTCATCGACACCACGCTCGCCGCGAACCGGCTGATGGACCGCGCGCTGGCCGTCGAGGACGCCTACGAGCGTGAGCGCGGCGACGTCCCGAACGCCCCGCGCACCCTGGACGTCGACCTGATCGTGGTCGGCGACCGCCGCAGCGACGAGGAGTCCCTGCGGCTCCCGCACCCGCGGGCCAAGGACCGCGCGTTCGTCCTCAAGCCGTGGCACGACCTCGAGCCGGACGCCGTGCTGCCGGGGGTGGGGCCGATCGCGGACCTGCTCGAGCGCCTCGGCACCGACGGCCTGGTCCTGCGCGAGGACCTCACCCTCGAAGTCTCCTAG
- a CDS encoding DUF3180 domain-containing protein, whose product MRDQQPLPDDESSPPEPEGPGHLRPTSPGLLTALGVVGLVLGWLLHPVSEAVRDTAPVVTWIQPAALLLVAAILGAVAWNTWRTVHVRQERLEPRGALNRLALARACAYVGALVAGGYAGFAVSWLGIDVDLARQRALRSAVASLVALVVVGIALLLERACRIRSDDPAP is encoded by the coding sequence GTGCGCGACCAGCAGCCGCTGCCCGACGACGAGTCGAGCCCCCCGGAGCCCGAGGGGCCCGGGCATCTGCGCCCGACCTCGCCCGGGCTGCTGACGGCCCTCGGCGTCGTCGGCCTGGTGCTCGGCTGGCTGCTGCACCCGGTCTCGGAGGCCGTGCGCGACACCGCCCCGGTCGTCACCTGGATCCAGCCAGCCGCGCTGCTGCTGGTGGCCGCGATCCTCGGCGCCGTCGCCTGGAACACCTGGCGCACGGTCCATGTGCGCCAGGAGCGGCTGGAGCCGCGTGGGGCCCTCAACCGGCTCGCGCTGGCGCGCGCGTGCGCGTACGTCGGCGCGCTGGTCGCCGGTGGGTACGCCGGGTTCGCGGTCAGCTGGCTCGGCATCGACGTCGATCTGGCGCGCCAGCGGGCGCTCCGCTCGGCCGTCGCGTCGCTGGTCGCGCTGGTGGTGGTCGGCATCGCACTCCTGCTCGAGCGTGCGTGTCGGATCAGATCCGACGACCCGGCCCCCTAA